One Neoarius graeffei isolate fNeoGra1 chromosome 16, fNeoGra1.pri, whole genome shotgun sequence DNA segment encodes these proteins:
- the LOC132900207 gene encoding LOW QUALITY PROTEIN: H-2 class I histocompatibility antigen, K-K alpha chain-like (The sequence of the model RefSeq protein was modified relative to this genomic sequence to represent the inferred CDS: substituted 1 base at 1 genomic stop codon), which translates to MSSVIHKLQYFYTAVKGGMNFPEYTDVGLVDGEPFVYYDSNIRKYIPKTEWIQKITDSDADYWNSGRQNQQAAEEVYKVNVAALMQHFNQTEGVHTLQRLYGCEIDDDGTVRGYDQFGYDGEDFISLDLKSVTWTAAKPQAVITKYTLDATGTAHADKYYLENICIEXLQKYVSYSREILERKVRPEVSVFQKHSSPEVVCHATGFFPKSVNITWQKDGEDVYEDVELSETLPNHDGSFQKRSVLKVPAEALQKHTYTCVVQHSSLEEVTVMPVSQSQILRGRRNIFL; encoded by the exons TCATACACAAGCTCCAGTACTTCTACACTGCAGTCAAAGGAGGAATGAATTTTCCAGAGTACACTGATGTTGGTCTGGTTGATGGAGAGCCATTTGTGTACTATGACAGCAACATAAGGAAATACATCCCAAAAACAGAGTGGATACAGAAGATCACTGATTCTGATGCAGATTACTGGAACAGCGGGAGACAGAATCAGCAAGCTGCAGAGGAGGTCTACAAAGTAAATGTAGCTGCACTAATGCAGCACTTTAATCAGACTGAAG gagttcaCACACTACAGAGGCTGTACGGCTGTGAGATTGATGATGACGGGACTGTTAGAGGATATGATCAGTTTGGTTATGATGGAGAAGATTTCATCAGTCTGGATCTGAAATCTGTCACCTGGACTGCAGCTAAACCTCAGGCTGTTATCACCAAATACACACTGGATGCTACAGGAACTGCTCATGCTGACAAATACTATCTGGAGAACATCTGTATCGAGTGATTACAGAAGTATGTGTCTTACAGCAGAGAGATTCTGGAGAGGAAAG TTCGTCCTGAGGTATCCGTCTTCCAGAAACACTCGTCTCCAGAAGTGGTGTGTCACGCTACAGGTTTCTTCCCTAAAAGTGTGAATATCACCTGGCAGAAGGATGGAGAGGATGTGTATGAGGACGTGGAGCTCAGTGAGACGTTACCCAACCACGATGGAAGTTTCCAGAAGAGAAGCGTTCTGAAAGTCCCAGCTGAGGCGCTGCAGAAACACACCTACACCTGTGTGGTTCAGCACAGCAGCTTGGAGGAGGTGACAGTGATGCCTGTGAGCCAGAGCCAGATCCTGAGAGGTCGGAGAAACATTTTTCTATAA